AATGGCGTTATTTCGTTGCCATAACAACTCCAATGTTATTGTAACGCTGACATAAATTTTAATCTGCTtctaatacagttgtggtactGATTTTTCCAGGTATTTGTTAATCGCGACGTAGATAATACACAAACGTGGGAGATATTGACCCTTTATAAAAAACTCCTTCGAGCTACCTTCATAGTACACATGGCTGGAGATATAGGCACTACACAAAACGATTAGTGAGACAAGTCTTACATGTATGTGCTCGAACTATTTTGTAGTCCTATTCGATTTAAAATTTTCCCGCTCAGGGTGACGAAAACCGTTCACTAAAAATCATCTGCTGCGTCATCTGGATTTCAGGCTCAGAGTATTAAAGATTGGTAACGCTCTGGACGAACCAGGAACTGTGAATTGGGACCTGGCTTTGTGTCTGCTGTTGGCTTGGATtatttgttacctctgcgtttTCAAAGGAGTAAAGTCTACAGGCAAGGTGAGGGATTTGGGCAACGATGCTATACTGTTTGGGGTATATAGTTCTGCATCCATTACGAGTTTTTTTAAAGAGTTTGTTGGCTATAAAATAACGCTAAATACCTTTTCTTGTAGGACGCATAGTTCTTTAAGTTCACAGAAAAAAATCAAGTGATTTCTTGAAGGGGAACAAAATAGCCAGttctttgcagtttttttacaataactgagcgagtCCTCGCGCGCTTGGTTgagagctatggtctatgagagtttataaaataactaagatagtacgggcgttctgattggataaaaacCTATTGTTTATTGCGCcagtaaactcatagaaaacttaaaagttattttatattcGGTTCGTGATTTACAAGGTTTTCTCGTGTTCTTCCAACATCCCgggtgggttatcacgccggtaaacccatagaaagtgtggtctgtTGTTTAAAAAGACCACGAaaatgacgtaacatgtcacGCTGTGCCGGTtgttttcgtaaaaaaaataaatgttattgaaaacaacaaatcaaccacaattttccatggtctacactcttacagaccatagaaatgacgcgATAAAATGCTCAAAACTTTTGCAGTGAAACCATTAgcctgcggctcgtggttccacttgagttttgaacatctTATGACGTCATTCTATGGTCTGTAAGAGTGTAGATCATGGAAGATTGTGGTCAATTTGTTAAATATATGTTTTGAGGCCTTTAAACTAGTAATCATTTGACCAATGCACGTATTTGCCATTGGTTCCATTTTCTAATATCATGTCTCGGTCTGTTACAGGTCGTATATTTCACTGCAACTTTTCCATATATCCTGCTGACAATTCTTCTAGTACGAGCCGTCACCCTCCCTGGTGCCTCTGAGGGTATTAAGTTTTATCTTACCCCAAATGTGACCCGACTTAAGGATGGCCAGGTGAGAACATACAAATATAAAGCTTAAGTCCGCGGGATCGGATCGGCCAGTACCGAACGCATGCGCACACGGTTTCACATAAGTTGCTTTGTTCACGCATATTTGAGCCGTCTGTAAAGAACGAGATCCGAAAGCCCTTTAGCGAGTGATAAACCAATCCCTTAAGCGTCAATTCAACACAACAGAGGTTTTGAGTGAGATTGGTGTACGTGAATGCTGCCTTTGTTTATAATAGTGATATTTTAGAGTCAGGTTAACCGCACACGTCAGATGCAaagttgagaaattctcaaaatagaaaataagcagataaaaaagGTGCAGAACAATTCTCCTGGATAAAAATGAAGGGAAACTACTTATCTTTGCGTAGAGGTAATTAACAGTAATAAACGACAATGTACGGGGAAAAGTGGTcgcgtggtacaaattcacgtttgacGTAATCGTGACTCTAATTTTCTCTAGTATAGCTGTGCGCATACGTAAGGAACATACTTTTTGACGGAAGctgatttttatttatgttttatttgcACAGGTGTGGTTAGACGCTGGAACGCAAGTGTTTTTCTCGTATTCTATTGGCCTTGGAACACTTATTGCGCTTGGAAGTTATAACAAATTCAATCACAATTGCTACCGGTAAGAAAGGACACTTCAAGATCATCAACAGTACCAGCCGATTAGGCTTCTATCTCTCTATCCTTTAAGGCTGTGTTTCGCCAGTGACAACATGAACGCTGAAATCAGTTAGAACTTGCACAGGAACTTGCCGTAGAACCCGTAGACGTCCTCATTTTCTCCTTAGTAATCCATTTTAAAGATCTCTCTTATTGCAGTCGAaatactagcctgcgtagctggcagttattttatggtgtttttttttcttctgtagaGCGTAAAGTTTTTCTCACTGCCTTCTCCCCTCGCCCCCATCGTTTTCTGTTTCGACCTCGGTTTAGCTCTCGAGTGGATGTAACTCCTACTTTGCGAaccataaaagaaaaaactcatCAAATATCCCCAGCTACTCAGGCTAACGAAATACACAATTCATTTGTGGATTTGTGGCTTTTAAGAAAATTTAGCAAATGATTATCAATTGCCTATTTTTGTTTCCAGTGATAGAGGTTATTGTTTACTACCTTTGCACTTTCTTGTGCCCTTCTaacgtatttttctttttcaacgtATTTTTCTTTCTGGTTCAGGGATAGCATAATATTCGCCTGTGTAAACAGTGGCACGAGTTTCTATGGCGGGTTTGTTATTTTCTCAGTGCTGGGCTTTATGGCGCAAAAACAAGGCGTAAAAGTAGAGGATGTCGCCAAAGGAGGTAAGAAGTAGCACGGAGACTACCCAAGATTCAATGAGATATCGCCCTAATTATACggaattagggaccttaagcaacgacgacggcagtgaaaacgtcgcttaaaaaaatgaatttgcgttctttcaaaattaatcgcgtctatttggaccggCTCAATATgacaaatgcaggcgacttttcctgtagttgaattcttaaggattttattcaagttcaaaaaaaggagggaaaattcgtcgtcgtatgtccacgtcctccataaaacgtcaaattaggaggtttcacataacagtcgtgcagtggacgtcaaagagatgtactaaaaagcgtgatgcacgtgcagcgctgttgttttgttcattaaATGACTTAAATCTATTATTttgtcgtcgtagttgcttaatcTCACTAATCGTAACGCCTGACAACTTCTGGGAAGCTTATAAAAAATTTCTTGGACTATTTATGCCAGTTGTTTTGTACCCATTTTAGCACTTTGCTTTTTtgaatagacctattcggcttaCTCAGtattgtacccaattcaaaccctttgggaataaaacgttttgtttcaggaatttccatattcatttaaatgtgaatgccacattataatgcaaatacaatacacaaagaatcttaatgctgggagatttgaattgggtacaacattgagttagccgaataggtctattcaCCACGGTCTCTGTAAATAGGTCTTTGTACATTATACTTTTGTTTCCCCACTAAAATACTCCACCTTAGTGCTTCATTTTTCCCACGCGAAAGGTTGGtgcctcccccccgcccccgcccaAAAAAACGTCACTAATGCTCGATAATGCTTATCATAGACTGGCTTTTTTATTAATTCTGAACGTTTTAATGGGGTTTAGGGCTAACAAAAAATGTATAATTAGCATGACAAAAATGTATAGAGGTAAATAGTTTCAATACAGCAAAAAATTGTCATCTGCACGTCTATATTAAGGTGAAATTTGAATACTTTTTAGGATTTGGAGTTTAAGTCGTCGTTTCTCTTACAATTTAtatatttgtgagaaaaaaaaaaaatgttccgGAAAAATGCTACTAAAATGCTTGAATAATGCTTGATgtttttgcctcactaaaatacTCAAAAAAATGCCAGCATGATGTACACAGGCATAATTGTAAAAAGTGTAATCTTGTTCAATGTTTTAAGGTGACTGGATGGGGTTTTTCATGGTCAATACCTACCAAGTTTGAGCATagactacgtcgccataaacaaagatttggaaaaattaccaccacagctgtCTTGGATaaagatgaaatttgttttgtttcattttgttttgatgaaatttgttttgatcagggttacaatgacaatgtttaaatgtgactgtgcTGATTGTTTAGTATTAGATTTTTCGTTGGATGAAAGATAAAAGCTACTTCCACGTTTTCCCACGTACGAAAAGTACTTTGCATACTAAAAAGAGCATGCAGCGTACGtaagtaattttggttggctgattcagcaaatgccaatcaataaaataagtgGGCGGgagacgtttcgtagaaggtttaTATCAGACTCTCTTTTCGCTTCGCCTTGCCCGTCGGAATGTtatttcaaagcgaaacgaaaatagagcctgttCTCAGGTTAGTCATTTTACTGCTTTCACCAGAGTCCccttcgttttttctttcttatttccATTTAGTAATCCTGGCGAGGTTTGAATAACTGAAACCCTAATTtgtacaagaaagcaaaaccctgaaggattatTGTCGTAGTagtaaatgacgtcatcgtgcaaaggATCTATATTCAATATTTATTTCCTGTATGTTCTAGGGCCAGGCCTTGCTTTTGTCGCCTATCCAGAAGCAGTTGCTCAGATGCCGTTGGCTCCTCTCTGGTCGGTTCTATTCTTCTTTATGGTCTTCCTGTTAGGCCTTGACAGCGAGGTATGGAACATTTCCAAACCATGTAGTATAATAGTTTTTGTGTGTGTGGAAAGATTATTGGGTGCGAGGTTCACTCAATACCATTAAGCAATTAAAAAATAGTCCATTGAAGCCGAAGCAAGCCAAATAGTGATTGTTAATGAAGTCTTTGATTATTTTGTATAtcattaaataatttttgtttctttgtttgcttttctttataATACTGTGAATTTATTCAAGAGCCAATataagtttattattatttttttttttttttcattcgttCCTTTTTTATGACCTTCGCGTTTAGGCGGCAAAACAGACGTTGGCTTTCAGCGAGTTTGCGCCTCCGTCAGCCATGTAGCAGCTCCAACGGTTATTGTTAATGAGGCAAAGATATTGATTTGTTGGGAAATTTAAGTTTTTGGTTTCTGGTTTTGTCAATTAAGAATAGCACGTCCATAAAAAAGTGTCATATAGTTAAATTGCCTTATACGTACACCTGTGCATTCCCCAACCAAAACATCAAAGAACGGCTTTTTATAAgctacaatcacagacaaaattagttgggaaggttgtacaacttaacagtagtccattttaatcctgaaaaaacagagttttctcttttgctaaatatcccccgtcccccctattcaatgttgggatataacagaacaattgcgcgcacaaacattaacgttttaaTCAACATTAggccaggggtggggggaggaagaaaaagaagaggtaaaaaaggcaaccttcccaacacttttgacgatgattgtagatAACAGTCAGACGCATCTCATACAGTTGCTTCAATAAACTACTTTATATTTCCTGATTCAAGTTCGTAGGCATTGAGGGTTTCGTGACCGCAATTGTGGACCTGTTTCCAAAGCAGTTAAGGCGTGGTTATCGTAAAGAAATCTTCATTGCCTGTGTCTGCATGGTTTGGTACCTTATTGGATTATCCATGGTTACTAAGGTATGTTTCCTTAACTTTTTACAGTCGAATCTCCATgacctctcgtaaacgaccgcctcccgtaagcgaccgccAATCCAATATAAATGAAAGTCAATATAATAGCCGTAGATTTGCTTTAAATCCTTCAAGAAAGACAGAACAGTTAATTTCCTGTCACGGGCAACTTCCTTCACGAGATCTTCCCACGCCAACTGATTTGGCTCGGCCAATCATTCATACTAGATACTCATAATTTCACGAGAAAAGTGGCGTACTGTCTTTCGTTGGAATACATCATCCATTACCCCTTTTCCCCACAATTATTCTGGTTTAGGGTTACATTTTTGTCTGTAACTAATATAAAGAATTCAACATTAGATTGTAACATGATTGGAATTAACCAAGGCTGTTTATAATTAGTAACTTTTTCTCAGTTTGACTGCGTTGAAGCCTGAAATGTAATTTTCTTAGTGAGTGGTTGGATGATTTTGTGTAATGTTTAATACATCTTCTCGCGCATTGAGTTTAGGTTGCGTGTTGCTGGCGTCGAATGACCTTTATGTACTTAGGGACTAAAGGCCAGATCACAGGCTAGGCGTCGAACGCActtaaaaactttgaaatttggTCCATGGTTATAAAATGAGATAAGTGACCGATTGTAAGGTGCAAGCAAGTAACAAGTCAATGTTGTTGACCAGAACTATTCATGCACAGAGAAACATTCCCCCGCAAGGGAACTAAATTTGAGTCCCGCTTCTGTTACAAAGAAACTGAAAGCCACCACCTGGCCCCACTGAACCGGTAAACTACATTTTTTGGAATAaaatcataactgaataaaacaaaaaaggacgATACTTACCAATTCAAAGTTATTTTTCAACGCTTAGCGAATTAACGATCTGACTGTTCTAGACTCATTAAGTTTGCTATATTGTATTTGCGACTGAAATTTTCTCTTATATAAGCAAAATCGTCTCCTTATTCACTGGTAATTTCTAGGACTGCGGCCTGGATACTTCTTCAATCATTATACGGGACACGAAAATCCAACCGGTGTAAGCATCGCCCAAACTATAGCCTCGACACTGGCCTACCCATAACTCCACCCGAACCGTCCCTTTGGGAATGTTTTCGCAGTAGCCCTCAAATGACCGATGATGATGAAGGTTTGGGACACTAGGCCAGTCACTGTATATACCAGCCTCGATCGTCATCGGTCCACTACATTCATTTCCATTGAATTTGAAGTACAATCGAATACACTTCTGATCACCATACATTTTCACATTTCCCTGGTAAGAAACTTTAAGAGCTGTATCGGCCTTCAATTTGTTGAAGCTGCAATCctgaaataaaaccaaaaggAATGAACTgctttctattattatttttttaatacggCTTTGGCAGGGAGCGGAATTAAAAGTTGAAAGTGGTAGGAAAATTTATCTTCCTATAGCTGTAAGAGTTTGttcaaaaaatctttgaaaataatcTGAGTTGTTGTTCTCATTCAGCCCGTCCCTTGCTTACCTTAATCTTTCCGTTATCAGTATTGCTGTATGATTTCCACACACATTGTTTCCAGTTGGTTTTTGGCACTACACTTGCTTGACTTGCTTTGGCgctttctcctttctctcctttgTCTCCTTTTCGTCCTTGATTTCCCACAATGCCTGGCTCTCCTTTTATTCCTTTGATTCCTTGTGGTCCACTCTTCCCGAGAGGCCCTTGGTGCCCTCTGTCTCCTCTTGGACCCGGCATTCCTTGTGATCCTTTATCACCGTTTTGTCCTTTTGCACCTTCCCTTCCCTGGGGTCCTTGCGGTCCCTGAACTCCGGGCATTCCCGGCATGCCGTTTGATCCTGGTATGCCGGGAAAACCATGAACCAGTATAGATTTCTGAAATATAGGTGCCCTAGATTAAAAGACGTCGGAGGAGCGTGGTGCAAGCTGAGCCTTTTTGGTCTATTTGTTTTTCTAAATAGAGTGTTTTGACATGTGACGTCACGACAACCACATTGGTTTTCCAAATCGCGggacggcggccatgttggtgccccaCAATAATTATGTGGGagttggattttttttcttatgtaaatactttcttttgttccaataaatatGCTTAGATGGttaccacgtgagtgaaaaagCACTATAccttgtttttacatttttatgaaattaaaaaaaaaacgtttgtgGCATGTGCTTGAAAACGGCCGTTTCTGAAAGAATTACAGAATATTTCCCCACGATTGAAGCTCAGTTTTCTGCAAGTTTCGATCAAACATTCGTCACCATGAACTAAATAATTCCTGTTTACGCTAAAAGCTAATAGTCACCCACCCACCTTTTCAATTCTTTTGTAAGAGCACAATAGCCAGTGATGAAGAAATTGTGCTATCGAAAAACTGTCGTTTGAATTCCTAGTCTGTGAAACAGGGAAAAAAAGGTCGACAATTGAAATATGTTAGCTGTATTATGTGTTTTTGTGTGTGTATCTTTGCGGTTCATGTGATAGGATATTAACTTGTGCAAGTTAAAGATGGCACACGAATAACTGTGCAAAAgcctgtacatgtatttgaatGGTAGCAATGAGTCCAGTGGCAGGCGGTTCCCGTGCAACGTTATTGTGAACTTTCTTTTGAAAGGTaaaatagttttcttttcttacctCGCATAAATCTTTTAACTTTGCGGTGTTTTGTTGCCGAGGTGAGGTAGTTGTTCCCAGTGAACCCCCAGAAAAACAGAGAATCAGTAAAACAGCGAAACACTGAACCATGATGAGAGCTGAACAAAAACACTGCGATTAATGAGATCAACGCTACGTGCGCGTCAGTTAAATAGGGAATGTTTCAAGTTAATCTTCTCTTCATTTTTagcgtttgtttgtttgtttatatcctttcttttgttcttgcgTCATTAATCTTCTCAGCCTCTTATTTTATGCTCGTGTACCTGGGAGCAGAGTACTGAAATTAGGCGAACAAGAGAGATATTACCTGTTTTATAATAGGTACTTTTTGATTTTCttacttttgattgttttttttttgtaggtgttctgttttgttttttctccctaaccaagttgttataaataaCGTTTTAAGTACGTGTCGTTTTAAAGATCGCTCTAcacatttgtctttttaaaGTACAAAAGGATAATTTTGATCTAACATTAGCACGGCAAGCCTAAACTTGTATGTTTTCTTTGGGTAGCCTTCATGGTATGTTATCTTGAATACACGTACATGCATACTTAGAAACTGAACTAGGTGACCGGTCAAGCAGCGtgtatttaaattttgtttcctaCGAAAGTTATAGCCCTTACTCTTTGCAGAGGTTTAGTGGTCGCTTGCTAGCCAAACCTTGAATAACGAGATTGATTTGTAAGTAATGCATACTGTAGTAATTTATGTTGTTTCCGTGTTCTTTTTGCATGctagtaacttttaaagcttctTACTAAATACTCGAATGTTTTCAAGAGTTGGCCCACCTTCAGTTTAACAAGTCCAAACGCGTCTTTTGTTTCTATATGTTAATCTTTTAAGTTCGTGACATTTTCTTCACGTACGCGCAAAACTGAAAGTTGAACAAAGTAAGGGAACTTTTGAACGTCTTACAACGCCCAAATGGCAACTTTTAAAGCTCTTATAATAATGGCTGAATCGGCCTTGTAAGTGAGTAGCTCTTGTACTATTTGGTTCTACGAAGATTTAATCGGTCATCATATTTTTTGGATGACGTTCTTTGTAAGCTTTTCTTAagtaggattttttttattcttggtGTTTTCAAGTGGAGGCTAATACTATCTTTATATTTTAAGTAGATTACTTGAGATTTTTGAGAAGTCTAATTTCTTCTTTCTGAACTTCTGAAAGATACTTACATGTACAAAACTAAGTTCTCGCGATCTCCAAGTACTGCAATAGATAACATAGTGATCCTCTCGTCCCCTCCACCTAATTACGTAATTCCTCTAAAGTTGTCTGATAAATACCGTtgtattagtataggtaatagcatgattagtagtgatatttcgCATAAATATGACGAGTGATATTTGAAAACTGTTATACGTACGAGCCGTTAGGTGAGTGAAGTTTccgacaattttgaaatatcacgagtggtatttatgccaaatatcacgtacaaatcatgctattatttgcttatactactacccgcagaaagtttgtaattttcacatgtaggtatttcaaattaagctgaaataccactgctctaagccaatcaaattgctgaaatttctcatgttgTAGTGTACAGCATTATTATTAGAGATCTTTAGATTGCATGAAGACGTCGACTACGAGAGCGAAATTCGACCTAAGGTATTCTCAAGATATAGgtaccccggaaagcttcattttactttttgcacCAGAAAAGTTGAACATCTAACAACCAATAACTTTTTTCCGCCACTAAAACGtgggctatcacgttttcccgccaaaatgacgctggttcacgcgcgctcCAGTAATTTCGTTCTCGTAGTCCTCCTCCTCTTGGGATCTAAAAGTCTCAAGATCTCTCTAATATAAACTCAAGGCTTACACTTTGGGTTAAATTTCCAGATACTTTTGCTATTCACTTTAAATACATCACCACAGATTATAAAGAAAAGAGGTAATGCCAGGGGTGTGGGAAGGTAAGGTCTGGAACCGGTAAAACGAAGTTTTCACAACTTGTGAAGCGTTCACCTTGCTTGTTGGTCGGTGGTAACTGCAGTATCTTTTCCAAAGTAAATATTTTAGAAGCGAGAGGCGAACTGACAATGGAAAATAATCTAGTAATAATATCATGCCCTTTGGCGGATCCAggccttcagataaggggggggggggggagggtagggGACGGTCATCTAGACCCTGAGATAGGGGGgcccggtctcaaaaaaaaaaaatctcggcccttcgggcctcagtttggtttaaaaataaggggggagggggggggggggcgggcgggTGGGCCCCCTGGGCCTCTCTCCTGGATCCGACACTGAtgcctctttgtttttctcccaTTCCCTATGTGACCTTTGGCACTCAAATTGCAAAGGAAACCAAAACTCAAGCGACGGTCATTGCAACGGTGTATTTTTTTAACCGACAACAACGCACGATTAGGTATCGATCGAGTTAGGTTACACCATTTTTACCGAGCGAGGACATCAGATTACGAGAGTTGATGCTGATAAATCTTCCGGAGAAAGTGTTCAGTTAATTGGAGCTCAGTCCATTAAATAGAACCTATAAGTATGCGCTTGCCATACCTGCAGAAACGGATTCCTGCTTCATAACATTTCAGTTCGTAAACATATAATAGAATTGCAAATTTTACGctttaaatttgaaattgttctgTATTTGTTTACTCAGTTAACACTCAGGTACTTTGGAAATGTTTATGCGTTAAAAGGTTTGTTTTTGCGGGAAAACGACTCTAGCTAACAACAAATGCGACCAACATACAGGCGATTTCGGGAATTCAACCCAGGCGACGTTGATAGTAGACAAGTGGTCTCAAGGAAAAGGTCTTCCTTTTTTAGGATAAGCAGCATTGGGGTATCCAGAGAAATGCAAACGCCTACAAAGTGTGGACAAAACCTTGTCATCATTAAACGGCTCTGATGGGACATTTCTGTCAAGAAATTATTACATTAATAAGGATCGGACGCTAAACAAGTTGGCCAAGACTAATGGCGGTTTTCTACTTGTGTTTGTTCTGTTTAGGGTGGTATGTATGTCTTTCAACTATTTGATGCTTACTCCGCCAGTGGTTCTGCTCTCCTCTGGGTGGCTCTCTTCCAAAGTATCGCCATTGGCTGGATATACGGTGAGAAAAATGCCATATGAAATAAAACgacgtttgttttgtttgtgttatTGACAAGTGATGGGGTACACATCGTCCATCCATAGCAAAAATTATAATAGAGTCTGATGTCCATCAAACATGACCAGAAATAAGACAGGTCAGTCTATGTATTTCTttgccgcaggaattttttcttATTGACACAAAGAAGGCAAGATATCTGCATCTTGCCTACTCACGTAGCCATAATAAACAGCACTACATCTCCTTCAGTTTGGCTCGTTTGCACTTGCTTTAACATGGTTAAGAATTCAATTTGATTCAACTTGTTTCTTAAAAATAGATAGTTTCTTCAGCATTGTTTTATGGATTAAAAAACACGCTCGTGAGAAACCTGATCAAGCTGCGCCTACtacacttttccttttttatgctgGGTCGGTTACATAATCGTATTATGCCCCACGCCCTTAGACTGTCATTATTGTTGACCCATGAAAAGAAAGGATTATCTCTTTGATTTGTTAAGTTGTAACTCGTTTTATATATATCATCATTCAGGTGGAAAGCGCTTCTATGACGACATGGAGAAAATGATTGGATTTCGTATTAATCCCTGGTGCCGCTGGTGTTGGATGTTGATGACACCTGCCTTTTGCTTGGTGAGGAAACGAATTTAAGGTTGTTCCTTAGCACTGCATTGCGCATCCTTACTGCGCACAATTTTCACGAGTAATAGCGCGCGTACATTAAAACATGGCGGCTTTTGCCTCAAGCTTGGAACTCCCAGAGGTGTGCACGGTAAATCGTCATCTTCTTTTAAACGAGTATGGTGAcctatcattttttgtctttttaacaATGGCATTAAATTTTTTCTCTAGAATAAATACACACTGTAGACTTATTCCTAGTGTAGAAAAAAGAGGAATCGTCGGAAATTAGTCTTTTCAAAGCATGTACTCGTAAATGTAATCACATGTAATGAATTATTGCGTATATAAAAGTTACTGCTGCTCCTTAAAGAGTATGGGGCCGGACCCCCCAATTTTATTCCAAATTTAAAGTTTCTTCAACATAAACAACCACTTGGTCACGTTTGGCAAAAATTTGTCAGGAATGACCTCAATGAAATTATGAAATTACTACAGAATCACGTCTAGATTTTTCCCTTTTCTAATTTTAAGGCCTTTTTGAATATTGCCATTTCACTCACCACAACGGGAGTGTGTTATCGggccacgaaaaaaaaaacttgagtttttgtttctcttttggtAAGCAGCTCTCGCATTTTCTTGCTCGGGGCTACTTCTTGCtcgtcttagttaatgatttagtCAGAAGATGACTTGCTGGGACCTTTGCCCATTGTACAAATGAGCTTAAAAAGTTACTTGACCAGAGAAATCTGCTTTTCCCGGGCTACTGGACGGGACGTTTTTTTAAGGCCTGTGTAAAATGCCTCACTTGTTTGTTGTTTAGTGAGTCACGGAATATACTTCCTTAGGTTACAATTTGATGTCAAGCGCTATTCCGTAGGTTGAAGTGACTACATTTTTCCCCAACAGGCGGTCTTCATTTTTAGTCTCGTGACATATTCGCCACTCAAATATGACGACTATGATTATCCAGACTGGGGACAAGCCATTGGTTGGATCATGGCCCTTTCATCAATCGCCTGTATACCATTTGTGATGCTGTACAAGTTAGTCACTACACCGGGTTCTTTTAAGGAGGTAATTATAATCAAATATTTTCATAATTATGCATACAACGGACCATTACGCgtctctgggaaactgcccatcacctctcccctaagccaacattttgcccaaagtgagaagtaagtgttagtGTTCACTAAGTGggggggtaggtgggcagtttctgaCCAGTGGCCATATAGCATTTAATGttataaaacgtaaaaaaatttTGGCCAGCTTTAAAATATAATTGTTAGCGCTCCCGGCTAAAGTTTGTTTGATACCTTTTTCATAACGCTACAGAGGAATTTTGTGTGTGAGAAAGGTACTAATTTATGACCTCagct
The sequence above is a segment of the Porites lutea chromosome 3, jaPorLute2.1, whole genome shotgun sequence genome. Coding sequences within it:
- the LOC140930773 gene encoding sodium- and chloride-dependent taurine transporter-like, yielding MGAAKERETWTNTLDFVLALIGFSVGLGNIWRFPYLCYKNGGGCFLIPYFICLIFAGVPILILEVALGQLTSQGGITAWLICPLFQGIGCASVIIVQFLNIYYIVILGWALFYMFASFTSVLPWSTCGNDWNTANCVEFTTATNSTGESVNRTIANSTGVNATLGNATVLPTIMANMSNVSTTPTTIAKAAKVSASVEYWELRVLKIGNALDEPGTVNWDLALCLLLAWIICYLCVFKGVKSTGKVVYFTATFPYILLTILLVRAVTLPGASEGIKFYLTPNVTRLKDGQVWLDAGTQVFFSYSIGLGTLIALGSYNKFNHNCYRDSIIFACVNSGTSFYGGFVIFSVLGFMAQKQGVKVEDVAKGGPGLAFVAYPEAVAQMPLAPLWSVLFFFMVFLLGLDSEFVGIEGFVTAIVDLFPKQLRRGYRKEIFIACVCMVWYLIGLSMVTKGGMYVFQLFDAYSASGSALLWVALFQSIAIGWIYGGKRFYDDMEKMIGFRINPWCRWCWMLMTPAFCLAVFIFSLVTYSPLKYDDYDYPDWGQAIGWIMALSSIACIPFVMLYKLVTTPGSFKERWSTLTTPIFKHQSPGAQQMDSLETYKAYDKNML
- the LOC140930774 gene encoding uncharacterized protein; this encodes MVQCFAVLLILCFSGGSLGTTTSPRQQNTAKLKDLCEKSILVHGFPGIPGSNGMPGMPGVQGPQGPQGREGAKGQNGDKGSQGMPGPRGDRGHQGPLGKSGPQGIKGIKGEPGIVGNQGRKGDKGEKGESAKASQASVVPKTNWKQCVWKSYSNTDNGKIKDCSFNKLKADTALKVSYQGNVKMYGDQKCIRLYFKFNGNECSGPMTIEAGIYSDWPSVPNLHHHRSFEGYCENIPKGTVRVELWVGQCRGYSLGDAYTGWIFVSRIMIEEVSRPQS